A genome region from Pirellulales bacterium includes the following:
- a CDS encoding Rad52/Rad22 family DNA repair protein, with translation MGFTAKQLQELRRDLDQRYVRTREVDGRELSFIGGWYAVSEANRIFGFDRWSRETIESRCVFNRENRGVFLAVYVAKVRITVSVGGATVVREGHGTGEGRGSTPGEVHDIALKGAETDATKRALATFGDPFGLSLYEHGKLAQPPRKDQSLAQKPAAPNLRSNARDDTTQIPRTSTFHGCEKDLAARDQPPNSLEPAPQSSPLVNMPIVPAVADLLPGKIDKSVLTIGEPKRLRNKAHLRYVGTQPCLICGRQPSDPHHLRFAQPRALGLKVSDEFTVPLCRGHHRQLHQAGNEVAWWDDLDVDALEIAKGLWDETHGRKALQDYQAPQPAKQRPHP, from the coding sequence ATGGGGTTCACAGCAAAGCAATTACAGGAACTCCGCCGAGATCTCGATCAGCGCTATGTCCGCACACGAGAGGTAGATGGGCGTGAGTTGTCCTTCATCGGCGGGTGGTACGCCGTATCCGAAGCCAATCGAATTTTTGGCTTTGACCGCTGGTCGCGGGAGACGATCGAATCCCGCTGCGTCTTCAATCGTGAGAACCGCGGTGTCTTCCTCGCCGTTTACGTTGCGAAGGTACGAATCACCGTAAGCGTGGGAGGTGCAACTGTCGTGCGGGAGGGCCATGGGACGGGCGAAGGCCGCGGCTCGACGCCTGGTGAGGTGCACGACATCGCGCTTAAAGGGGCTGAGACCGACGCCACCAAACGCGCTCTAGCCACTTTCGGCGACCCGTTTGGATTGTCACTCTATGAGCATGGCAAGCTGGCACAGCCTCCCAGAAAGGATCAGTCGCTTGCGCAAAAGCCTGCCGCGCCAAATCTGCGAAGCAATGCCCGCGACGATACGACCCAAATCCCACGGACCTCTACCTTCCACGGTTGTGAGAAGGACTTAGCCGCCCGTGATCAGCCGCCTAACAGTCTCGAACCTGCGCCGCAGTCTTCGCCTCTGGTCAACATGCCGATCGTGCCGGCTGTTGCGGATCTGCTGCCAGGCAAGATTGACAAGAGCGTTCTTACGATTGGCGAGCCCAAACGGCTACGGAACAAAGCACATTTACGCTACGTCGGGACCCAACCGTGCCTCATCTGCGGCCGTCAGCCGTCTGATCCCCATCATCTGCGCTTTGCCCAGCCAAGGGCGCTTGGCTTAAAAGTCAGCGATGAGTTCACGGTGCCGCTCTGCCGCGGTCATCACCGCCAGCTCCATCAGGCCGGCAATGAGGTCGCGTGGTGGGACGACTTGGACGTCGACGCGCTGGAGATAGCCAAAGGCCTTTGGGATGAGACGCACGGGCGAAAGGCGTTGCAAGACTACCAAGCCCCTCAACCCGCCAAACAGCGCCCCCACCCATGA
- a CDS encoding siphovirus Gp157 family protein produces the protein MSIEFAAIHYQAVRDRIKARDPDIDEQTLADTVEGLTTLPDIVEAIIRSALVDETFAKGLKCRIAEMQDRLSRLQDRASKRRQIAKDVMVEIDLKKINAPDFTASVRPGLPALLILNEEDVPPTYWQPSEPHLNRQELARDLKQGVEIAGATLSEPDPVLSVRVR, from the coding sequence ATGAGTATCGAGTTCGCAGCAATCCACTACCAAGCGGTCCGAGACCGTATCAAAGCCCGGGACCCGGATATCGACGAGCAAACCCTCGCCGACACTGTCGAAGGTTTGACAACGCTGCCCGATATTGTCGAGGCGATTATCCGGTCGGCATTGGTCGATGAGACCTTTGCCAAAGGCCTCAAATGCCGGATTGCAGAAATGCAAGATCGGCTTTCCCGTCTCCAGGACAGAGCCTCAAAACGTCGGCAAATCGCCAAAGACGTGATGGTCGAAATTGATCTCAAGAAGATCAATGCGCCAGACTTTACAGCGTCAGTCAGGCCAGGATTGCCCGCATTGTTGATCCTCAATGAGGAGGATGTCCCGCCAACATACTGGCAGCCGAGTGAGCCGCACCTCAATCGTCAGGAACTGGCCCGTGATCTCAAACAAGGAGTGGAGATTGCCGGCGCAACTCTCTCCGAACCTGATCCGGTTCTCAGCGTGAGGGTGCGGTGA
- a CDS encoding helix-turn-helix domain-containing protein — MSILKVSIRQIKAARALLGWSQDDLAKFAEVSVPTVKRLEAAEGPLGGRTGTTEKLISALEHAGIEFIVENGGGAGVRLRKSGK; from the coding sequence ATGTCAATACTAAAAGTATCAATTAGGCAGATAAAGGCAGCTCGGGCGCTGCTCGGTTGGTCTCAGGATGATCTGGCAAAATTCGCTGAGGTTTCGGTTCCGACAGTAAAGCGCCTTGAGGCTGCGGAGGGCCCTTTAGGTGGTCGAACTGGCACAACAGAAAAGCTTATCTCCGCCTTAGAACATGCAGGGATCGAATTTATCGTCGAGAACGGCGGCGGAGCCGGCGTTCGGCTGCGCAAGAGCGGCAAGTAA